The Aphis gossypii isolate Hap1 chromosome 3, ASM2018417v2, whole genome shotgun sequence genome includes a region encoding these proteins:
- the LOC114131434 gene encoding ras-related protein Rab-13-like, producing MELMEDQLVVAAPPGEIGSSGSRQEHSTWKIIVVGDMSTGKTSIIERYCDGHFMEYYKPSTGIDLKKKIINYENKTIFLNIWDTAGTEKYQSLIQLYYRGAIGLFIVYDITNLNSLHNLEFWMKNIDDFAPSNVVRILIGNKCDLESNRKVSTEEGQLVAQHFGIPFFEVSSKNNLNVDDSFMKMVSMINEMESENAIKKDFEVLDDKVILGEIDSKMSSKCKC from the exons ATGGAACTAATGGAAGACCAGCTAGTAGTAGCGGCGCCACCAGGCGAGATTGGATCGAGTGGATCGCGACAGGAACATAGCACTTGGAAAATTATCGTGGTGGGTGATATGAGCACTGGTAAGACTTCTATCATTGAACGGTACTGTGATGGGCATTTCATGGAATACTACAAACCATCGACAG gtatagatttaaaaaagaaaataattaattatgagaACAAAACCatctttttaaacatttg ggACACTGCTGGAACTGAAAAATATCAATCTTTAATTCAATTGTACTATAGAGGAGCAATTGGATTATTTATTGTCTATgatattacaaatttgaattcattacacaatttagaattttggatgaaaaatattgatgat tttgcTCCTTCAAATGTGGTAAGAATTTTGATTGGTAACAAATGTGATTTGGAATCAAACAGAAAGGTATCAACTGAAGAAGGGCAactg gtagctCAACACTTCGGAATTCCTTTTTTTGAAGTATCttccaaaaacaatttaaatgtagaTGATTCATTTATGAAAATGGTTTCTATGATAAATGAGATGGAATCTGAAAATGCAATTAAGAag GATTTTGAAGTTTTAGATGATAAAGTAATACTCGGTGAGATTGACTCAAAAATGTcatcaaaatgtaaatgttga